A stretch of Desulfobacter hydrogenophilus DNA encodes these proteins:
- a CDS encoding DUF1456 family protein — protein sequence MNKNAVLRRIRYIFNFSDSEMISIFEQAGHEVSRDQVSDWLKKDDDPACKNCTDTELAVFLNGLINHKRGKKEGAQPVPEQALDNNAILKKLKIALNFKTEDMIRVLALAGLQISKHELSAFFRKPGHKHYRECKNQMLRNFLKGLQLELRPGTENEPVTPWGNLPLP from the coding sequence ATGAATAAAAATGCTGTTCTACGCAGGATTCGATATATTTTTAATTTCAGTGATTCAGAGATGATCTCTATTTTTGAACAAGCCGGACATGAGGTGTCCCGGGACCAGGTCAGTGACTGGCTGAAAAAAGATGATGACCCCGCCTGTAAAAATTGCACGGATACAGAGCTGGCTGTCTTTTTGAATGGATTGATCAATCATAAACGGGGAAAAAAAGAAGGCGCGCAACCTGTGCCTGAACAGGCATTAGATAATAACGCGATTTTAAAGAAACTGAAGATTGCCTTAAACTTCAAAACAGAGGATATGATAAGGGTTTTAGCCCTGGCGGGTTTGCAAATCAGCAAACATGAATTAAGCGCCTTTTTTCGAAAACCCGGGCATAAACATTACAGAGAATGCAAAAACCAGATGTTGCGTAATTTTTTAAAAGGGCTTCAGCTTGAATTAAGGCCCGGCACAGAGAATGAGCCTGTAACCCCCTGGGGCAACTTGCCATTGCCAT
- a CDS encoding PRC-barrel domain-containing protein, whose product MLRSANELIGYKLSALDQIVGSCKDFLFDDRWWTIRHMLADTGGWLIGQKVLISPMSITKQDWKTRHIYLNITKEQIEKCPSPSEDETVSRAHERKISQYYRIPYYWVDSGLWGGTAYPEEMDREISKMIPHSQQEESDEEGENHLRSLKEVTGYYIKANDGNIGHVEEFIMDEKTWALRYVVVDTRNWLPGGKKVLLPLKWAKSVSWANTEFEINLNKADIENGPEFDSKKPITIEYEAQIYDYYGRPFEVSIDKTTQQHIANPFV is encoded by the coding sequence ATGTTAAGAAGTGCCAATGAATTAATAGGATACAAACTGAGTGCATTGGACCAAATTGTCGGTAGCTGCAAAGATTTCTTATTTGATGACCGATGGTGGACAATTCGTCATATGCTGGCCGATACCGGCGGATGGCTGATTGGACAAAAAGTGCTGATATCCCCCATGTCGATCACCAAACAAGATTGGAAAACCCGGCATATTTATTTGAATATAACAAAAGAACAGATCGAGAAATGCCCGAGTCCGTCGGAAGATGAGACGGTGTCCCGAGCACATGAACGCAAAATCTCCCAGTATTATAGAATTCCCTACTATTGGGTCGATTCAGGTTTGTGGGGGGGCACAGCCTATCCCGAAGAGATGGACCGGGAAATTTCTAAGATGATCCCCCATTCTCAACAAGAGGAATCTGATGAAGAGGGCGAAAATCATCTAAGATCACTCAAAGAGGTGACCGGTTATTATATCAAGGCCAATGACGGCAACATCGGTCATGTAGAAGAGTTCATCATGGATGAGAAAACCTGGGCACTGAGATATGTCGTCGTTGATACCCGGAATTGGCTGCCCGGTGGCAAAAAGGTGTTGCTGCCTTTGAAATGGGCAAAATCCGTCAGCTGGGCGAACACTGAATTTGAAATAAACCTGAACAAAGCCGACATCGAAAACGGGCCGGAATTTGATTCGAAAAAACCGATTACCATCGAATATGAGGCACAGATTTACGATTATTACGGCAGACCCTTTGAGGTTAGTATTGATAAAACCACCCAGCAGCATATTGCCAATCCGTTTGTCTGA
- a CDS encoding enoyl-CoA hydratase/isomerase family protein yields the protein MESQRVITSRNSQMLSITLNRPNVINSLDVEMIRLIQECLDEAESSPSVRLVLINGTGDKGFCAGGDVEAIYNAVKQGDPDRGMVFFREEYDLDLRIFKFPKPVIVLAHGITMGGGLGLAAGADMVVSTEKTVMAMPETRIGFFPDVGATGWLFSKCPAGYPEFIGLTGYRLKGPECRRLGLASHMVIDDMRLEFIKDLEQLSEKLPDDRSKAVQVLSSAFKSLRDNKYISNLEMDEWVRTCFAGKRSVNEILSLLSECSQHKELSQASLTKLSEKSPTSLALTLSLLRSNEKRAMEDVYRKDLKAVRFMITHPDYAEGVRAQLVDKDKNPVWQPGTIDETSLPGFL from the coding sequence ATGGAAAGCCAACGCGTTATAACCAGCCGGAACAGTCAAATGTTGAGCATTACACTTAACCGACCCAATGTTATCAACAGCCTGGATGTTGAAATGATACGCCTGATACAGGAATGCCTGGATGAGGCTGAATCATCACCATCGGTCCGTCTTGTTTTAATTAACGGAACAGGCGACAAAGGATTTTGTGCGGGTGGAGATGTAGAGGCTATCTATAATGCAGTAAAACAGGGTGACCCGGACAGGGGAATGGTCTTTTTCAGGGAGGAGTATGATTTGGACCTTCGCATCTTCAAGTTCCCCAAACCCGTCATTGTGCTTGCCCACGGTATCACCATGGGCGGTGGATTAGGGCTTGCGGCCGGGGCCGATATGGTTGTTTCAACTGAAAAAACCGTTATGGCCATGCCTGAAACCCGCATCGGTTTTTTTCCTGATGTCGGGGCAACAGGGTGGCTGTTCAGCAAATGCCCTGCAGGATATCCTGAATTTATAGGGCTTACAGGATATCGGCTTAAAGGTCCGGAATGCCGGCGTCTTGGCCTGGCTTCCCATATGGTGATAGATGATATGCGGCTTGAATTTATCAAAGATCTTGAACAGCTGTCGGAAAAACTTCCTGATGATAGATCAAAGGCTGTTCAGGTATTATCCTCAGCGTTTAAGTCGTTAAGAGACAATAAATACATTTCCAACCTTGAAATGGATGAATGGGTACGCACATGTTTTGCCGGTAAACGTTCCGTAAATGAGATCCTGTCCCTGTTGTCTGAATGCAGTCAGCATAAGGAGCTGAGTCAAGCCTCGTTAACAAAGCTTTCTGAAAAATCTCCAACATCGCTTGCACTGACACTCAGCCTGCTGCGCAGTAATGAAAAAAGAGCAATGGAAGATGTGTACCGTAAGGATTTAAAAGCCGTACGGTTTATGATAACCCATCCGGACTATGCCGAAGGCGTACGGGCACAGCTTGTGGATAAAGATAAAAACCCGGTGTGGCAGCCGGGCACAATTGATGAGACAAGCCTGCCGGGTTTTCTTTAA
- a CDS encoding CvfB family protein codes for MSGKKPNFKNAWKHSKKQAAKPNKSEFETSIKVGQYNRLGVQTKSDFGVYLNSGDDRVLLPNKYVPEKLSIGDSLDVFVYTDSEDRLVATTLKPAGVVGDFVFLIAKDVAPFGTFMDWGLEKDLLVPKNEQQDRMAPGKKYLVKICRDDRTHRVYGTTKISANCDKNTEHLKVGQQVDLIVHTITTIGIMAVVDNRYYGMMCLNETYQKLFIGNTCKGYIMRIREDGKIDLSMKKPGYSSVPKSAEVILYRLNKSGGFIPCHDKSSPEKIQKNFSMSKKEFKRAVGNLYKKRLIELKDNGIGLLK; via the coding sequence ATGTCAGGTAAAAAACCAAACTTTAAAAATGCATGGAAGCATTCAAAAAAGCAGGCAGCCAAACCCAATAAATCAGAATTTGAGACCAGTATTAAAGTTGGACAATATAATCGGTTGGGAGTTCAAACCAAATCAGATTTTGGTGTGTATTTAAACTCTGGGGATGACCGGGTTCTCCTGCCCAATAAATATGTGCCGGAGAAGCTGTCAATCGGCGATTCTCTCGATGTATTCGTGTACACTGATTCTGAAGACCGTCTGGTGGCAACCACGTTAAAACCTGCAGGCGTGGTAGGTGACTTTGTTTTTTTAATCGCAAAAGATGTTGCCCCTTTTGGCACCTTTATGGATTGGGGCCTGGAAAAGGATTTGCTGGTACCCAAAAATGAACAGCAGGACAGGATGGCGCCGGGGAAAAAATATTTAGTCAAAATTTGCCGGGATGACAGAACACACCGGGTTTATGGTACCACAAAAATTTCTGCCAACTGTGATAAGAACACCGAGCATCTGAAAGTCGGACAGCAGGTTGACTTGATTGTTCACACGATTACGACCATTGGAATAATGGCCGTGGTTGATAATCGATACTATGGGATGATGTGCTTGAATGAAACCTATCAAAAGTTATTTATTGGGAATACATGCAAAGGGTATATCATGCGGATCCGTGAAGATGGAAAAATTGACCTGAGCATGAAAAAGCCCGGGTACTCATCGGTTCCCAAATCTGCCGAAGTCATTTTATACCGATTAAATAAATCCGGGGGATTTATCCCCTGCCATGATAAAAGCTCTCCTGAAAAAATCCAAAAAAACTTTTCCATGAGCAAAAAAGAATTCAAAAGGGCTGTGGGCAATCTATATAAAAAAAGATTGATCGAATTAAAAGACAACGGGATTGGTCTATTAAAATGA
- a CDS encoding DUF2339 domain-containing protein gives MYFLFLFLVVVTVGVQLSNLKQSNRELEKKLRGLEDKFDRLNNTVQTLKAEKSTASRDTAAPDDTTVELTVETKETIVPPGGASDISEPWPRPDYDFSPVQGGIKTDPLPSKAQSVKQPSAKPDKKAVPYIPPAALKAPESNRSVSKYPGVSLGQRISRLNINWELFTGARLFAWVGGVAAFICIGLLFKHSIEKNWIPPAARLAFGALLGAGLILASEKFKEVRLKIFRHSLTATGIGVLYIVIFTATLYYDYLPVMAGFAMLALVSAAAFVLAVYQKGLTVSVLGAIGAYVTPLMINTGSGNLTGLFIYLAVVNIALYLVSEKLNSTALLLTGTTGTLVTLGLAVLNLFTQTSGSTIAGIWAANLILFTVFLRHQGLNPVERKPVFWSGCVLYLSSVAMVLLLTMEKPGWHPLMLLTIAMICAIVLATKNKGWIKAFIPFSCITFIAAVIWVVTRFDATDFSFSYVLILVYGAAGCLGPVALVMKFGKTGPVLQWFKVFPVALALMCLTGLILNPMCAFYFWPMMLGIQMLGLFVSLIFRAVIQVFLLLAIFVVGAIFWMIHIPADAMGAAFFIFILGAGSILLAGILVMAVQLPRILAAIKMAPRETSGAMIPEKWLSAAPVAGVFILIGFSFFVSHPHFPHMGMATLACFLIIAVFFARRTQFQPVAVVALMGAAAAQATWVLNTSQPETVILAGVWWSGSLFVAALVAPWQFFKQIEHWKHLWNIWAVYEVLQAIFFFYSVKHAFYTPWADWCPMLMIAAKLWPVARLLRQLPEKAHRNSILAFHGGALLFYVSVLPVLVLSHGWIGLALVLEATALLWLNTRIVHPGLPKTAVIMAPAGLLWLLISLPQLKGLENLPVLNPAIFALALAVAALGAGVRFAKGGDQKVWRMDAPDFFRWLSIGSGFYLMNLIIADIFAGPDQKFRVMPGADFIQAAVYCLSWAGAGAMLWRMARFPIAMRLSGLGLLAAGACWLLSLPFLLGSSVAQMAPFSNLGLLAFILLSVILYFSCSVNAGATFDDVAKKVILAGFITALFMAFQLASGTIFQAGQAFTLFFAFTLNQEIVSTLGFAGFGLGLLLWKKGLDTPFRMAGLVLITVALVRSLGFPFRFGRQFTAMMPLVNVPTLMYAILLALLVFVLYKNPKQRWPVSRVSARQFMGVALAATAFAVMNIEIAACLGHPGETFSLLASGNYMKLLAYSIGWMVFAIALLVTGIRFSLPLCRWVATGLICITVVKVFIADTAKLDMGYKIASFSILSLGLFFVAYLYQKFISDEPQKRKQNNSQ, from the coding sequence ATGTATTTTCTTTTCTTATTTCTGGTCGTTGTCACCGTTGGTGTTCAACTATCAAATCTGAAACAGTCAAACCGCGAACTTGAGAAAAAATTGAGGGGGCTTGAGGATAAATTTGACCGGCTGAACAATACGGTTCAAACCTTAAAAGCTGAAAAAAGCACAGCATCCCGGGATACTGCCGCCCCGGATGACACGACTGTTGAACTCACCGTGGAAACCAAAGAGACGATTGTGCCCCCTGGTGGGGCATCAGACATTTCTGAACCTTGGCCGAGGCCGGATTATGATTTTAGCCCTGTTCAAGGGGGTATTAAAACTGATCCGTTGCCATCCAAAGCGCAAAGTGTCAAGCAACCATCAGCGAAACCGGATAAAAAAGCTGTGCCGTATATCCCCCCTGCTGCTTTAAAAGCCCCGGAAAGCAATCGTTCAGTTTCCAAATATCCTGGTGTTTCCCTGGGGCAAAGGATCAGCCGGCTCAATATCAACTGGGAGCTTTTTACAGGAGCCAGGCTCTTTGCATGGGTGGGGGGTGTGGCCGCTTTTATCTGTATTGGATTGCTGTTCAAACATTCCATTGAAAAAAACTGGATTCCGCCGGCAGCACGGTTGGCGTTCGGGGCACTCCTGGGTGCCGGGCTGATTCTGGCATCGGAAAAATTTAAAGAGGTGCGCCTGAAAATTTTCCGGCATTCCCTGACAGCCACGGGGATTGGCGTGTTGTATATTGTTATATTTACGGCAACGCTTTATTACGATTACCTGCCGGTCATGGCTGGATTTGCCATGCTTGCCCTGGTGTCCGCGGCCGCATTTGTGCTGGCGGTGTATCAAAAAGGGCTCACGGTTTCGGTCCTGGGTGCCATTGGGGCCTATGTCACACCGCTGATGATCAATACCGGGTCCGGAAACCTGACAGGTCTTTTTATCTATCTGGCAGTGGTTAATATTGCATTGTATCTGGTGTCTGAAAAGTTAAATTCCACAGCCCTGTTACTGACAGGTACCACCGGCACCCTGGTAACGCTGGGCCTGGCGGTTCTTAATTTGTTCACCCAGACAAGCGGCTCTACCATTGCAGGGATCTGGGCTGCCAATCTGATCCTTTTTACCGTTTTTCTCCGGCACCAGGGCTTGAATCCGGTGGAACGAAAACCCGTCTTCTGGAGCGGGTGTGTTCTGTACCTGTCATCGGTTGCCATGGTCCTGCTTTTAACTATGGAAAAACCAGGCTGGCATCCGTTGATGCTGCTGACCATTGCCATGATCTGCGCCATCGTGCTTGCCACAAAAAACAAAGGCTGGATCAAAGCATTCATCCCTTTTTCCTGCATCACTTTTATTGCCGCAGTGATATGGGTTGTCACCCGGTTTGATGCAACCGATTTTTCCTTTAGCTATGTGCTGATACTTGTGTATGGTGCGGCCGGGTGTTTAGGCCCTGTGGCGCTTGTTATGAAGTTTGGAAAAACCGGTCCGGTGCTTCAATGGTTCAAGGTGTTCCCGGTGGCCCTGGCACTGATGTGCCTTACCGGGCTTATTTTAAATCCCATGTGTGCCTTTTACTTCTGGCCCATGATGCTGGGAATCCAGATGCTGGGCCTTTTTGTGAGCCTGATTTTCCGGGCCGTTATTCAGGTATTTTTGCTGTTGGCCATATTTGTTGTCGGCGCAATTTTCTGGATGATCCATATTCCGGCGGATGCCATGGGGGCCGCATTTTTTATCTTTATCCTGGGAGCCGGGTCTATACTGTTGGCAGGGATTCTTGTAATGGCAGTACAGCTTCCCCGTATCCTTGCCGCCATCAAAATGGCACCCCGGGAAACGTCCGGTGCCATGATACCTGAAAAGTGGCTCAGTGCCGCACCCGTGGCAGGTGTTTTTATCCTGATCGGTTTTTCTTTTTTTGTAAGCCATCCCCATTTCCCACACATGGGCATGGCCACTCTGGCCTGCTTTCTTATTATAGCCGTTTTCTTTGCCCGCCGGACCCAATTCCAGCCTGTGGCAGTTGTTGCCCTGATGGGGGCCGCCGCAGCCCAGGCCACCTGGGTGTTGAATACCAGCCAGCCGGAAACCGTTATTCTGGCTGGGGTCTGGTGGTCCGGGTCTCTTTTTGTCGCGGCTCTGGTGGCCCCGTGGCAGTTTTTTAAACAAATTGAGCACTGGAAACATCTGTGGAACATATGGGCGGTCTACGAGGTGCTGCAGGCGATATTTTTCTTTTATTCGGTCAAACATGCCTTTTATACCCCTTGGGCAGACTGGTGCCCCATGTTGATGATTGCGGCCAAATTATGGCCTGTGGCAAGGCTTTTGCGGCAACTGCCTGAAAAAGCCCATAGGAATTCCATTTTGGCATTCCACGGCGGCGCGTTATTATTTTATGTGTCTGTGCTTCCGGTGCTGGTATTAAGCCACGGCTGGATCGGCCTTGCCCTGGTGCTGGAGGCCACGGCATTGTTGTGGCTTAATACCCGGATCGTTCACCCGGGCCTGCCTAAAACCGCCGTGATCATGGCGCCTGCAGGGCTTTTATGGCTGCTAATCTCATTGCCCCAATTAAAAGGTCTGGAAAATCTGCCGGTTTTAAATCCTGCCATATTTGCCCTGGCACTGGCTGTGGCAGCCCTTGGAGCAGGTGTACGGTTTGCAAAAGGTGGCGACCAAAAAGTGTGGCGGATGGATGCACCGGATTTTTTCCGTTGGCTATCCATAGGTTCAGGCTTTTACCTGATGAACCTGATCATTGCCGATATTTTTGCAGGACCGGACCAAAAATTCCGGGTAATGCCCGGCGCTGATTTTATCCAGGCTGCGGTTTATTGCCTGTCCTGGGCCGGGGCCGGGGCCATGTTGTGGCGGATGGCCCGGTTCCCCATTGCCATGCGTCTGTCCGGATTGGGGCTGCTGGCGGCAGGGGCGTGCTGGTTGCTTAGTCTGCCGTTTCTTCTGGGCAGCAGTGTGGCCCAGATGGCGCCGTTTTCCAACCTTGGCCTCTTGGCCTTTATTCTGCTTTCAGTGATCCTTTATTTTTCCTGTTCTGTTAACGCCGGTGCCACATTTGACGATGTTGCGAAAAAAGTGATCCTGGCAGGTTTCATCACCGCGCTGTTCATGGCCTTTCAGCTGGCATCGGGAACGATTTTCCAGGCCGGGCAAGCCTTTACCCTATTCTTTGCGTTTACCCTGAACCAGGAAATTGTGTCCACCCTCGGATTTGCCGGTTTCGGGCTTGGACTTCTTTTATGGAAAAAGGGCCTGGACACCCCCTTTCGCATGGCAGGGCTTGTGCTGATCACGGTGGCCCTTGTCAGATCGCTTGGGTTCCCTTTCCGATTTGGCCGGCAGTTTACCGCAATGATGCCCCTGGTAAATGTCCCCACATTGATGTATGCCATTTTGCTGGCCCTGCTGGTCTTTGTGCTGTATAAAAATCCCAAACAAAGATGGCCGGTCAGCCGGGTATCGGCACGGCAGTTTATGGGAGTGGCCCTGGCCGCAACCGCCTTTGCCGTGATGAATATTGAAATTGCGGCCTGCCTTGGACACCCGGGGGAAACCTTTTCCCTGCTTGCCTCGGGAAACTATATGAAGTTGCTTGCTTACAGCATTGGATGGATGGTGTTTGCTATTGCACTGCTTGTGACAGGCATCCGGTTTTCCCTGCCGCTGTGTCGGTGGGTGGCCACAGGGCTGATATGCATTACCGTGGTCAAGGTATTTATCGCAGATACGGCAAAGCTGGACATGGGATATAAAATTGCCTCGTTCAGCATCCTTTCCCTTGGATTATTTTTTGTTGCCTACCTTTACCAGAAGTTTATTTCAGATGAACCCCAAAAACGAAAGCAAAACAACAGCCAATGA
- a CDS encoding YitT family protein yields the protein MEKTAAMTIEHTVMARPVSGSGNILTGTAAINSILYNSSLITLGSILCAWTINTIIVPHQFLSGGLAGIALIIHYLWPQTSVGSLNFLLNIPILMVGWFYVGRRFMLYSIFGMVVFSMAVEWIPATRSIEDPMLATLLCGIVSGVGCALILKSVGSAGGIDIISVILLKQFSIQLGSTTLFANAAILLVSMVLFSMESILYTLIHIFVASRVIDLVITGMSKRKAVFIVSKQWKDIQQQIFKQLNRGVTIINGCGGYTGEEANLLYTVVTFGELSRLKSLVKKTDPNTFLVVSDTVEVMGHGIGNQPHW from the coding sequence TTGGAGAAGACGGCCGCGATGACAATAGAGCATACCGTGATGGCTCGTCCGGTGTCCGGCTCCGGTAACATTTTGACCGGAACCGCCGCCATCAACAGTATTTTATACAACTCATCCTTAATCACCCTGGGGTCCATCCTTTGTGCCTGGACAATCAACACAATCATTGTTCCCCATCAATTCCTGAGCGGTGGTCTGGCCGGGATTGCCTTGATTATACACTATCTTTGGCCCCAGACATCGGTGGGCAGTCTCAATTTCCTGTTGAATATCCCGATTCTCATGGTGGGCTGGTTTTATGTGGGCCGGCGCTTTATGCTCTACAGCATTTTCGGGATGGTTGTTTTTTCCATGGCCGTGGAGTGGATTCCCGCAACCAGGTCCATTGAGGACCCCATGCTGGCAACCCTGCTTTGCGGCATTGTTTCAGGTGTGGGCTGTGCGCTGATATTAAAATCCGTGGGATCGGCCGGGGGAATTGATATTATATCGGTTATCCTGCTCAAACAATTCTCCATCCAGCTGGGCTCCACAACTCTTTTTGCAAATGCCGCAATCCTCTTAGTGTCCATGGTTTTGTTCTCCATGGAATCAATTCTTTATACATTAATTCATATATTTGTAGCCTCCCGGGTGATTGATCTGGTCATAACAGGCATGAGTAAGCGCAAAGCTGTGTTCATCGTTTCTAAACAGTGGAAAGACATTCAGCAGCAAATCTTCAAACAGTTAAACCGGGGCGTGACCATCATTAACGGATGCGGCGGATATACAGGAGAAGAGGCAAACCTGCTTTATACCGTTGTGACCTTTGGTGAACTGAGTCGTTTAAAGTCCCTTGTTAAAAAGACAGACCCCAACACATTTCTGGTGGTTTCTGATACCGTTGAAGTTATGGGGCATGGTATTGGCAATCAACCCCATTGGTGA
- a CDS encoding TraR/DksA family transcriptional regulator, with protein MEQMMDSNQMEKFKNILIKQIDHILDQTNVSRSELNAENNRETECIDQASVQLDQSMRLRLRSRESRLFNKLRLALERIDNGIYGECEICGEPISIKRLEARPMTTKCIHCKEEEEHLESILH; from the coding sequence ATGGAGCAGATGATGGATTCCAACCAGATGGAAAAGTTCAAAAACATACTCATCAAGCAGATAGATCATATTTTAGATCAAACTAACGTCAGTAGATCGGAACTGAATGCCGAAAATAACCGTGAAACAGAATGTATCGACCAGGCATCAGTCCAGTTAGACCAGTCCATGCGGCTCAGGCTCCGTTCCCGTGAAAGCCGTCTGTTCAACAAGCTGAGGCTGGCACTGGAACGTATTGACAACGGCATCTACGGAGAATGCGAGATATGCGGAGAGCCCATTTCAATCAAAAGGCTTGAAGCCAGACCCATGACAACCAAGTGCATTCATTGCAAGGAAGAGGAGGAGCATCTGGAATCAATTTTACACTAA
- a CDS encoding sigma-54 dependent transcriptional regulator encodes MHLKKLHFILRQTDDLKGIQDSLSSVYHIDSNRQLSAALQILRRSQPEFVFVDIEILQLAAAESSYKAVFQTISLVCPNISIIVMASPELLPEAVKIVHEGAESYLTYPLVPDELQLVINSIIEQTRAESELDYLREQVWQEDEFELLHTKSPAMKAVFEKIRAVAATKSTVLLTGETGSGKGFTARLIHRLSLRKNERFIEVHCGAIPDTLVESEMFGHEKGAFTGAIKRKLGKFEIAGNGTIFLDEIGTITPPAQIKLLQVIQDGIFHRVGSEDDIRSDVRIIAATNIDLKQLCNDKLFRSDLYYRLNVFPVEMPPLKERKEDIPQLAELFLAKLNTFHAKDITDVHPRALEAFLAYSWPGNIRELENILERAYILEKTSILRPQNFPAELFTYPPQPMPGTINHNLTLSEVRKQELDRIEHKYLDLLLTKCNGKINATAAAAGITTRQLHKLMKKHSLFKENYKNTGAPRA; translated from the coding sequence ATGCATTTGAAAAAACTTCATTTTATCCTCAGGCAAACTGATGATTTAAAAGGTATTCAGGATAGCCTGTCATCTGTTTACCATATTGATTCTAATCGGCAATTAAGTGCGGCCCTTCAGATCTTGCGCCGCAGTCAGCCCGAGTTTGTATTTGTAGATATTGAAATTCTTCAGCTGGCAGCTGCCGAAAGCAGCTACAAGGCAGTTTTTCAAACCATCAGCCTAGTCTGCCCCAATATTAGCATTATTGTCATGGCCTCCCCTGAATTACTGCCGGAGGCCGTGAAAATTGTCCATGAAGGTGCGGAATCCTATCTGACCTACCCCCTGGTGCCTGACGAACTTCAACTGGTGATCAACAGCATCATTGAACAGACCCGGGCGGAATCGGAACTGGATTATCTCAGGGAACAGGTCTGGCAGGAGGACGAGTTTGAACTGCTCCATACCAAAAGTCCGGCCATGAAGGCCGTATTTGAAAAAATTCGGGCCGTGGCCGCCACCAAAAGCACTGTGCTTTTAACCGGGGAAACTGGCAGTGGTAAAGGGTTTACGGCCCGACTCATTCACAGGCTTTCTTTAAGAAAAAATGAACGGTTTATTGAGGTTCATTGCGGAGCGATTCCAGATACCCTGGTAGAAAGCGAAATGTTTGGTCATGAAAAGGGGGCGTTCACAGGCGCAATCAAGCGCAAACTAGGTAAGTTTGAAATTGCCGGCAACGGTACCATTTTTCTGGATGAAATCGGCACCATTACCCCACCTGCACAGATCAAGCTGCTCCAGGTCATCCAGGATGGTATATTTCATCGGGTGGGCAGCGAAGATGACATCCGGTCTGATGTGCGCATCATTGCTGCCACCAACATTGATTTAAAGCAGTTGTGCAATGACAAGCTTTTTCGTTCGGATTTGTATTACCGCCTGAATGTATTTCCCGTGGAAATGCCGCCCCTCAAGGAAAGAAAAGAGGACATTCCTCAATTGGCGGAGCTTTTTTTGGCAAAACTCAACACATTTCACGCCAAGGATATTACGGATGTGCACCCTAGGGCTCTTGAGGCTTTTCTAGCCTATTCATGGCCGGGCAATATCAGGGAATTGGAAAATATCCTGGAACGGGCCTATATTTTAGAAAAGACATCCATCCTCAGGCCACAAAATTTCCCGGCGGAGTTGTTTACATATCCGCCGCAGCCTATGCCCGGTACTATTAACCACAATTTGACCCTTTCAGAAGTCAGGAAGCAGGAGCTTGACAGGATTGAGCATAAATACCTGGACCTGCTTTTAACAAAATGCAATGGGAAGATAAATGCCACAGCCGCTGCAGCCGGTATCACTACCCGCCAGCTCCATAAACTGATGAAAAAGCACTCCCTGTTCAAGGAAAATTATAAAAACACAGGGGCGCCCCGGGCATAA